One Takifugu rubripes chromosome 2, fTakRub1.2, whole genome shotgun sequence genomic region harbors:
- the cmpk2 gene encoding UMP-CMP kinase 2, mitochondrial has protein sequence MTHTAPKEITGLSQKPTTDSLFKRCRNLSQPMQLMARRTMSVVSQWSSRIFSVELDGAESYFAIQETRKGDVLPEAFRRANRDRFYSVLVSCSDRLRQVKFHADLEEKLLKALPAGCAVDPMSSFLPGTRGSLIRGYFLKASSEDPSFSDRLLRDLIKDDPVLVCSYVKCEDGGTWTQNLWPDAHSEMIKTFYVVHSEAPKVHPSTLNIINSDVFYSFEEAREVLKESSDIIPEAASVLELLPSRAGPRGRPDFPVIVIEGLDATGKTTLTESLKGALGAALLRSPPQCLSPFRERFDQEPPLIRRAFYALGNYITADQVSQEASKGPVIVDRFWHSTAAYAIATAVGGPVCNLPDEGSELYRWPSDLLEPTLVVLLTLDPEERKRRLRDRGLIKTEEEQKLDHNQLFRLKVEQAYRRIVGPVCVTVDASPSADQVLREVQLLIKTKCHL, from the exons ATGACTCATACGGCTCCAAAAGAGATAACTGGACTTAGCCAGAAACCAACTACTGACTCATTGTTTAAAAG GTGCCGAAACTTATCGCAGCCGATGCAGCTGATGGCTCGACGCACCATGTCTGTCGTTTCCCAGTGGTCCTCCCGCATCTTCTCGGTGGAGCTGGATGGAGCAGAGTCCTACTTTGCGATCCAAGAAACGCGCAAAGGCGACGTTTTACCGGAGGCGTTCAGGAGAGCGAACCGGGACAGGTTCTACTCCGTCCTGGTCTCCTGCAGCGACAGACTCAGACAAGTCAAGTTCCACGCAGATCTCGAGGAGAAGCTTTTGAAAGCTCTCCCCGCAGGCTGTGCCGTGGACCCCATGTCCTCGTTTTTGCCCGGTACCAGGGGCTCTCTCATCAGGGGCTACTTTTTGAAGGCCAGCTCAGAGGATCCGTCCTTTTCAGACCGACTTTTGCGAGACTTGATAAAGGACGATCCAGTGCTTGTGTGCTCGTACGTAAAATGCGAGGACGGCGGGACGTGGACCCAGAACCTGTGGCCAGACGCGCACAGTGAGATGATTAAAACGTTTTATGTGGTCCACTCTGAAGCGCCAAAGGTTCACCCATCTACTCTCAACATCATCAACTCAGACGTGTTCTACAGCTTCGAAGAGGCCCGCGAAGTTCTGAAGGAG AGCAGTGACATCATCCCAGAGGCAGCGTctgttctggagctgctgccgaGCAGAGCCGGGCCCAgaggcagaccagactttccaGTTATTGTCATTGAGGGCCTGGATGCCACAG GTAAAACCACTCTGACGGAGTCCCTGAAGGGGGCTCTGGGCGCCGCACTTCTGCGTTCCCCACCGCAGTGCCTGTCCCCATTCAGGGAGCGCTTCGATCAAGAACCGCCCCTCATCCGCAGGGCCTTCTACGCTCTGGGGAACTACATCACAGCGGATCAAGTCAGTCAGGAAGCGTCCAAGGGCCCTGTGATTGTTGACAG GTTCTGGCACAGCACAGCAGCGTACGCCATAGCCACAGCCGTGGGCGGCCCAGTGTGCAACCTCCCTGACGAGGGTTCTGAGCTGTACCGCTGGCCCAGTGACCTGCTTGAGCCCACCCTGGTGGTCCTGCTCACCCTTGaccctgaggagaggaagaggaggttgaGGGACAGGGGTCTGAttaagacagaggaggagcagaagctggACCACAATCAGCTCTTCAGACTCAA agtGGAGCAGGCTTACCGAAGGATCGTCGGTccagtgtgtgtgactgtggatGCGAGCCCTTCTGCCGACCAAGTGCTCCGAGAAGTGCAGCTTTTAATTAAGACCAAATGCCACTTGTAA